A window from Sphingobacterium hotanense encodes these proteins:
- a CDS encoding LTA synthase family protein, translating into MQDVVNELKAFVRFFGFWLLICFIDRLIFVSFFYDKIGGARSKEIFRMFYHGLSLDLSTVAYISALPFVVYCLLSFVKKWKFSHRALNIYTLVVLILFFVVSFINVNVYREWGDKISKRAVDAFFASPSGAVASAESTPIFLPILGMIVGIVGSYYLYLRLFKGIKFGNIRTYWGMGLRLLIGAFIIFTFIRGGYGRATLNPSKAYYSEEAFNNHAAVSTQWALLRDYFKSSTLLKSPYRYYPDSENLSEYLQPIFANDPDSAVNILTTQRPNIVFVLLEGFVGDLVESMGGEKGITPNMESFIKEGVFFDRIYSASDRSDKGVIGTFSAFPAQGPESVIKYISKHENMHAFMQELDSAGYHNSFYHGGQSEFYNVKSYMLTHGVERVVDNANFSPTEERVSWGVTDAVVLNRMIKDLRKEQTPFYSSIFTLVNHEPFQLKGAYKFGSDNNANKFRSTAYYTDSVLNDFVEKAKKEAWYKNTLFVMIADHGHRLPAEKYEISHPNRFHIPLLMFGEVIKPEYRGKKISRIGSQTDLAATLLKQLGLPSDNYVWSRDLFNPTTPQIAFYNSKDAFGIITPEQSISYDNVGSVINYKAHPDYPVAKTDSLLNIAKAYYQSVYNQFLKY; encoded by the coding sequence ATGCAAGATGTTGTAAATGAGCTGAAAGCCTTTGTTCGATTTTTTGGTTTTTGGCTTCTTATTTGTTTTATTGACCGTTTAATTTTCGTCTCCTTCTTTTACGATAAGATTGGTGGGGCGCGCAGCAAGGAAATATTCCGTATGTTCTATCATGGCTTGAGCCTTGATCTGTCGACGGTCGCTTATATTAGTGCATTACCCTTCGTAGTTTATTGTTTATTATCCTTCGTGAAGAAATGGAAATTTAGCCATAGGGCGCTTAATATCTATACTTTAGTTGTTCTTATCCTGTTCTTTGTCGTTTCTTTTATTAACGTTAATGTTTATAGGGAATGGGGCGATAAGATTTCAAAGCGTGCGGTTGATGCGTTCTTTGCATCACCTTCTGGTGCAGTGGCATCGGCGGAATCCACGCCGATCTTTCTCCCTATCCTAGGGATGATCGTGGGAATCGTCGGCTCGTATTATCTCTATCTACGTCTATTTAAAGGAATAAAGTTTGGAAATATTCGAACCTATTGGGGTATGGGGCTTCGCCTTCTTATTGGCGCATTTATCATATTTACCTTTATACGCGGTGGCTATGGTCGTGCTACTTTGAATCCAAGTAAAGCATACTATTCAGAGGAAGCATTCAATAACCATGCGGCGGTAAGCACCCAATGGGCACTATTGCGTGACTATTTTAAAAGTAGCACTTTATTGAAGTCTCCATATCGCTATTATCCAGACAGCGAGAACCTCTCGGAATATCTTCAACCTATTTTTGCTAATGATCCCGATTCTGCTGTAAATATCCTAACCACCCAAAGGCCCAATATTGTTTTCGTGCTTTTAGAAGGTTTTGTTGGCGACTTAGTCGAGTCGATGGGCGGCGAGAAAGGGATTACGCCCAATATGGAATCTTTTATCAAAGAAGGCGTGTTTTTTGATCGCATATATTCTGCATCCGATCGTTCGGATAAGGGGGTGATAGGCACGTTCAGTGCATTCCCCGCGCAGGGACCTGAAAGTGTAATCAAGTATATCAGTAAGCACGAGAACATGCATGCTTTTATGCAGGAACTCGATTCTGCAGGCTATCATAACTCCTTTTATCATGGTGGACAAAGCGAGTTTTATAACGTTAAATCCTACATGTTAACCCATGGTGTAGAGCGTGTTGTGGATAATGCGAATTTCTCGCCAACAGAAGAACGGGTATCTTGGGGAGTAACTGATGCTGTCGTTCTTAACCGGATGATAAAAGATCTTCGGAAAGAGCAAACCCCATTCTACAGCAGCATATTTACTCTGGTTAACCATGAGCCGTTCCAATTAAAAGGAGCCTATAAGTTTGGCTCAGATAATAACGCGAATAAGTTCAGAAGTACCGCATATTATACCGATTCCGTGTTGAATGATTTCGTAGAGAAAGCTAAGAAGGAAGCTTGGTATAAGAACACCTTGTTTGTGATGATTGCCGATCATGGGCATCGTCTTCCTGCTGAGAAATACGAAATATCCCACCCGAATCGTTTCCACATCCCGTTGTTGATGTTCGGCGAAGTAATCAAGCCCGAATATCGAGGCAAGAAGATATCGAGGATAGGTAGTCAAACAGATTTGGCGGCGACACTCTTGAAGCAACTGGGCTTACCGAGCGATAATTACGTATGGAGTCGCGACTTGTTCAATCCAACGACCCCGCAGATAGCTTTTTACAACTCCAAGGATGCTTTTGGAATCATCACACCCGAACAGTCGATTTCCTACGACAATGTTGGCAGTGTGATCAATTACAAGGCACATCCTGACTATCCCGTGGCTAAGACCGATAGTCTGTTGAATATCGCTAAAGCGTATTATCAATCGGTCTACAACCAATTTTTAAAGTATTAA
- a CDS encoding PepSY-like domain-containing protein translates to MAVQSADKEPTGYELELANETELYYDLNGKFIRQGR, encoded by the coding sequence TTGGCAGTGCAGTCAGCTGATAAAGAACCAACAGGCTATGAGTTGGAATTAGCGAATGAAACGGAATTATATTACGATTTAAATGGTAAGTTTATTCGACAAGGGCGATAA
- a CDS encoding superoxide dismutase, translating to MANRRNFIKNSLGLAAGVLIAKNTGATESLLGLGQTAFKFEMEPLGYAFNALEGAIDAQTMQIHYERHYGAYVKNANDAIVEEKVQAKDAKSIFKSMDKYSAKLRNNAGGAFNHAMFWKLLRPTKADNKPSGTLLQAINKDFGGFDQFKEQFAKAATSQFGSGWAWLVVENGKLKVGGTPNQDNPLMKGIALQGKPILGLDVWEHAYYLKYQNKRPDYVGNFWSIVNWDQVQKYYDAK from the coding sequence ATGGCAAACAGAAGAAATTTTATCAAAAATAGCTTAGGATTAGCTGCAGGGGTGTTAATTGCAAAAAACACCGGTGCGACTGAGAGCCTTTTAGGGTTGGGACAAACAGCATTTAAGTTCGAGATGGAACCGCTTGGTTATGCATTTAATGCATTAGAAGGGGCTATCGATGCGCAAACCATGCAGATACATTACGAGAGACATTATGGCGCTTATGTAAAAAATGCGAATGATGCTATCGTAGAAGAGAAAGTTCAAGCAAAAGATGCAAAGAGCATATTCAAGTCCATGGACAAATACAGTGCGAAATTAAGAAACAACGCAGGCGGTGCCTTTAATCATGCGATGTTCTGGAAGTTATTGCGTCCGACTAAGGCTGATAATAAACCTAGCGGAACGCTATTACAAGCTATCAACAAAGATTTTGGTGGATTCGATCAATTTAAAGAGCAATTTGCTAAAGCTGCAACTTCACAATTTGGCTCGGGATGGGCATGGTTGGTTGTCGAGAATGGGAAGCTGAAAGTTGGCGGAACGCCAAATCAAGATAATCCTTTGATGAAAGGTATTGCCTTACAAGGAAAGCCAATCTTGGGCTTAGACGTTTGGGAGCATGCTTATTATTTGAAATATCAAAACAAACGTCCTGATTATGTAGGAAACTTCTGGTCTATCGTAAATTGGGATCAAGTACAGAAATACTACGACGCCAAGTAA
- a CDS encoding HdeD family acid-resistance protein, protein METGFLKTIKSSIKQWYIPLIIGILLIILGIYTLASPLASYLALASIFSMYFLISGLLEIIFALNNRNEVEGWGWYLAGGILNALFGCILLGNPAISMATLPLILGFYTMFKSFQLLSVSMDMKTYGVQQWRWITAFAVMGILFSFILIWNPVFAGLTLVVWTGLAIISSGIGSIVLSYQLKRLKVIADGVSKDWKNRFEDLKTEYYRSIKNK, encoded by the coding sequence ATGGAAACCGGATTTTTAAAAACAATCAAAAGCTCCATCAAACAATGGTACATCCCTCTTATCATTGGTATCCTTCTTATCATATTAGGCATATATACCTTGGCTAGTCCCCTTGCTTCCTATTTAGCATTGGCTAGTATATTCAGCATGTATTTCTTAATTTCCGGATTGCTGGAAATCATCTTTGCATTGAATAATAGAAATGAAGTGGAAGGTTGGGGATGGTATTTAGCAGGAGGAATATTGAATGCGCTATTCGGCTGTATTTTATTAGGAAATCCTGCCATTTCTATGGCTACCCTGCCCCTTATCCTTGGATTTTATACGATGTTCAAATCCTTTCAGCTCCTATCGGTTTCGATGGATATGAAAACATATGGCGTTCAGCAATGGCGCTGGATAACCGCATTTGCCGTCATGGGAATCCTTTTCAGTTTTATCCTAATCTGGAATCCTGTTTTCGCAGGACTTACCCTCGTCGTGTGGACGGGGCTTGCAATTATCTCCTCAGGAATTGGATCTATCGTTCTTTCCTATCAATTAAAACGCCTGAAAGTAATTGCAGACGGCGTGTCTAAGGATTGGAAAAACCGTTTTGAAGACTTAAAAACAGAATATTACCGCAGCATAAAGAACAAGTGA
- a CDS encoding LTA synthase family protein, with the protein MKGKIILKGLFAPYIALIIRFTMMLLIYQLLRVGFYAYNVDQFPHVTFSEMIRMMLGGLKFDLAALFYLNSLYILMMGIPLPFKYKASYQKVAKWVFIITNSIGIGLNLIDYAYYPFTLKRTTGTVFSQFANEQNLFKLMTDFLIGYWYLLLEFVLIVWILIKLYDLIKIEYKRFTGWTFYAVHLVSLLLVAFLFVGGVRGGWAHSTRPITLSNAGDYVKSPEEMNIVLNTPFSILKTLKAVTLKEKNYFPEDELEAIYPVIHQPKDSAEFKPLNVVFLIMESFGKEHIGFFNKELDAGQYKGYTPFLDSLIEHSYTFTRSYANGRKSIDALPSIITGIPSIAEPFVLSIYSGNKTTSIAKLLGEKGYETAFFHGAPNGSMGFSAYMQLAGIKNYFGKNEYNNDDDFDGIWGIWDEPFMQFMAKKIDTFKQPFFSSFFSLSSHHPFKVPEQYAGKFPKGQLPLHEPIGYADNALRQFFNTASKSEWYNNTLFVIVADHASMIHFPEYNTTPNFFSIPIIFYYPGGELKGLSDKLVQQIDIMPTVLNYLQYDKPYFAFGSDAFDPRRDNFLVNNIGGSYNFFMGDYFMTFDNERPSSLHNLKTDPSLSKDLMKEEPQTLDSLKRHLEAFIQQYNNRMIHNKLTAE; encoded by the coding sequence ATGAAGGGAAAGATTATCCTCAAGGGACTTTTTGCCCCATATATCGCGTTGATTATACGCTTTACGATGATGTTGCTGATTTATCAGCTTCTCCGAGTCGGTTTCTACGCTTATAATGTCGATCAATTTCCACACGTGACCTTCTCCGAAATGATTCGCATGATGCTCGGTGGGCTAAAGTTCGACCTGGCAGCATTATTTTACCTCAATAGCTTGTATATCTTGATGATGGGGATTCCCTTACCTTTCAAGTATAAAGCCAGCTATCAGAAGGTAGCGAAGTGGGTATTCATCATCACGAACAGCATCGGGATTGGACTCAACCTGATCGATTATGCTTATTATCCCTTCACGTTAAAGCGTACTACAGGAACTGTATTCAGTCAGTTTGCTAATGAGCAAAACCTTTTTAAACTAATGACCGATTTCTTAATCGGCTACTGGTATTTGTTGTTGGAATTCGTACTGATCGTCTGGATCTTGATCAAGCTTTACGATCTGATCAAGATCGAATACAAGCGCTTTACAGGCTGGACATTCTATGCCGTTCACTTGGTAAGTTTGCTATTGGTTGCTTTCCTTTTTGTAGGCGGGGTTCGCGGAGGATGGGCACATAGCACGCGCCCAATTACACTTAGTAATGCCGGAGATTATGTAAAATCACCGGAAGAGATGAATATCGTTTTGAATACGCCTTTTTCTATCCTGAAGACTCTCAAGGCCGTAACATTGAAAGAGAAGAACTACTTCCCGGAGGATGAACTGGAAGCCATTTATCCGGTCATACATCAGCCGAAAGATTCTGCGGAATTCAAGCCGTTGAACGTTGTGTTCCTCATCATGGAAAGCTTCGGGAAAGAGCATATCGGATTCTTTAATAAAGAGCTCGATGCCGGTCAATACAAGGGATATACTCCATTTTTGGATTCTCTCATCGAGCATTCTTATACCTTTACGCGTTCCTATGCAAATGGACGTAAATCCATCGATGCCCTTCCATCTATCATCACCGGAATACCTTCTATCGCTGAGCCTTTTGTCCTGTCCATATATTCAGGAAATAAAACGACGAGCATTGCGAAGTTATTAGGCGAGAAGGGCTATGAAACAGCATTCTTCCACGGAGCACCAAACGGCAGCATGGGCTTTTCGGCCTATATGCAGTTGGCAGGAATCAAGAACTATTTCGGAAAAAATGAATATAACAACGATGATGATTTCGATGGTATCTGGGGAATCTGGGATGAGCCTTTCATGCAATTCATGGCGAAAAAGATAGACACCTTTAAGCAGCCATTCTTTAGCAGCTTCTTTTCCTTATCTTCTCATCACCCTTTTAAAGTTCCGGAGCAATATGCTGGGAAATTTCCGAAAGGGCAGTTACCATTGCATGAACCGATAGGCTATGCCGATAATGCCTTACGCCAATTTTTTAATACGGCTTCCAAAAGCGAATGGTATAATAATACATTATTTGTAATCGTGGCTGATCATGCCAGCATGATCCATTTTCCAGAATACAATACCACGCCAAACTTCTTTTCCATTCCGATCATATTCTACTATCCGGGAGGAGAACTTAAAGGTTTGTCGGATAAATTAGTACAACAAATCGATATTATGCCGACAGTGTTGAATTACCTGCAATATGATAAGCCCTACTTCGCTTTCGGTTCAGATGCCTTCGACCCTAGACGCGATAATTTCTTGGTCAATAACATTGGAGGAAGTTATAACTTCTTTATGGGCGATTACTTCATGACCTTCGATAATGAACGCCCGAGCTCCTTACACAATTTGAAAACAGATCCGTCGCTGTCGAAAGATTTAATGAAGGAAGAACCCCAAACGTTAGATTCGCTGAAACGACATTTAGAAGCTTTTATTCAGCAGTATAATAATCGGATGATTCATAATAAGCTTACGGCAGAATAA
- a CDS encoding valine--tRNA ligase: MSIAKTYNPREAEDKWYSYWMENGFFRSVPDEREPYTIVMPPPNVTGVLHMGHMLNNTIQDVLIRRARMQGKNACWVPGTDHASIATEAKVVAMLKEKGIDKKSITRDEFLKYAWEWKEKYGGIILKQLEKLGASCDWDRTKFTMDPDLSEAVIDTFIKFYKEGYIYRGVRMVNWDPQGKTALSDEEVIRKEVNQKLYYVRYFIKDSNEYIIIATTRPETIMADTAICINPLDDRYKHLQGKSVLVPLVNREIPVIQDEYVEMEFGTGCLKVTPAHDLNDYELGQKHNLEVIDILNDDGTLNDKAQILVGEDRFAARKKVIALLEEAGQIEKIEDYKSQVGFSERTDAVIEPKLSMQWFLKMDHLAKPALEYVENGEIKLIPDKFFASYKHWMENVKDWCISRQLWWGQRIPAWFNDKNEWVVAKTEAEAIAEFEQQGKSTTAIRQEDDVLDTWFSSGLWPLSVFDGVRNPENEEFKYYYPTNDLVTAPEILFFWVARMIIMGHDYTHKPPFRNVYLTGIVRDKLGRKMSKSLGNSPDPIELMEQYGTDGVRVGMLLSSPAGNDLMFDVSYCEQGRNFANKIWNAFRLVKGWETTDAPATEAQKTAAQWFESRFNQALTEIDEHFANYRLSDALMATYKLIWDDFCAWYLELVKPAYQAPIEAETLETVKALFQKVLKLAHPFMPFLTEELWHDELFGQRESKDCIIVADFPAVEGYDEKIIKDFTIVQQIISEVRNIRNSKGISPKIALPLAINGAELDYAKFKESIIKLANIEDLTFVNEKVSGAVSFLAGKNECYVALENNIDVDSEKERIGKEIEYLKGFLNSVDKKLSNERFVQNAKPEIVENEKNKKADAEAKIQILEESLLSLG; this comes from the coding sequence ATGAGCATAGCAAAAACGTACAATCCTAGAGAAGCAGAAGACAAATGGTATTCTTATTGGATGGAAAACGGATTCTTCCGTTCTGTTCCTGATGAGCGAGAGCCATACACTATCGTAATGCCGCCACCAAATGTAACTGGCGTATTGCACATGGGCCACATGTTGAACAACACGATACAAGACGTGTTGATTCGTCGCGCTCGTATGCAGGGTAAAAATGCATGTTGGGTTCCTGGAACCGACCACGCCTCAATTGCTACGGAGGCTAAAGTCGTCGCTATGCTAAAGGAAAAAGGAATCGATAAGAAGTCTATTACACGCGATGAGTTCTTAAAATACGCTTGGGAGTGGAAAGAGAAATACGGAGGTATTATCTTAAAACAATTAGAGAAGCTTGGTGCATCATGCGACTGGGATCGCACGAAGTTTACCATGGATCCTGATCTGTCCGAAGCCGTAATCGATACGTTCATTAAATTCTACAAAGAAGGTTATATCTACCGTGGAGTTCGTATGGTAAACTGGGATCCACAGGGTAAAACAGCGCTTTCCGACGAAGAAGTAATCCGTAAAGAAGTAAATCAAAAGCTTTACTACGTCCGTTATTTTATCAAAGATAGCAACGAGTACATCATCATTGCCACAACACGTCCGGAGACTATCATGGCTGATACAGCGATTTGTATCAATCCATTGGATGATCGTTATAAGCATTTACAAGGAAAATCAGTATTAGTACCATTAGTAAATCGTGAGATTCCCGTTATCCAAGATGAGTATGTAGAGATGGAGTTCGGTACAGGATGTCTTAAAGTGACTCCAGCACACGATTTAAATGACTACGAGTTAGGCCAAAAGCATAACCTTGAAGTAATCGATATCTTAAATGATGACGGTACTTTAAACGACAAAGCTCAAATATTAGTAGGTGAAGATCGCTTTGCTGCGCGCAAAAAAGTTATCGCTTTATTAGAAGAAGCTGGACAAATCGAGAAAATCGAAGATTATAAATCACAGGTAGGATTCTCAGAGCGTACAGATGCTGTGATTGAGCCGAAGCTATCTATGCAGTGGTTCTTGAAGATGGACCACTTGGCAAAACCAGCTTTAGAATATGTTGAAAATGGCGAAATTAAGTTAATCCCTGATAAGTTCTTCGCATCCTATAAACACTGGATGGAGAATGTTAAAGACTGGTGTATTTCTCGTCAGCTTTGGTGGGGACAACGAATTCCAGCCTGGTTCAACGACAAGAACGAGTGGGTTGTTGCTAAAACAGAAGCTGAAGCTATTGCTGAGTTTGAACAACAAGGAAAGTCAACTACAGCAATTCGCCAAGAAGACGACGTACTAGATACTTGGTTTTCTTCGGGATTATGGCCTCTTTCGGTATTCGATGGTGTTAGAAACCCGGAGAATGAAGAATTCAAATACTACTACCCTACGAACGATCTAGTTACTGCACCAGAGATTTTATTCTTCTGGGTAGCACGTATGATTATCATGGGGCATGATTATACCCATAAGCCGCCTTTCCGTAATGTATACTTGACGGGAATAGTTCGCGATAAGTTAGGACGCAAAATGTCTAAATCTTTAGGTAACTCACCTGATCCAATCGAATTGATGGAGCAGTATGGTACCGACGGTGTGCGCGTGGGGATGCTACTATCATCACCAGCAGGAAACGACTTAATGTTCGATGTTTCTTACTGTGAACAAGGCCGTAACTTCGCTAATAAGATTTGGAATGCATTTCGTCTAGTAAAAGGTTGGGAAACAACCGATGCGCCAGCAACGGAAGCACAGAAGACTGCTGCTCAATGGTTCGAAAGCCGCTTTAACCAAGCACTTACAGAAATCGACGAGCACTTTGCAAACTATCGTCTATCGGATGCCTTAATGGCTACATATAAACTGATTTGGGATGATTTCTGTGCATGGTATCTAGAACTTGTAAAACCAGCTTATCAAGCACCTATCGAAGCTGAAACTTTGGAGACGGTGAAAGCTCTATTCCAAAAAGTATTGAAACTTGCACATCCGTTCATGCCATTCTTAACGGAAGAATTATGGCATGATGAGTTATTCGGACAGCGCGAGTCCAAAGACTGTATTATCGTCGCTGATTTCCCTGCCGTTGAAGGATACGACGAGAAAATCATCAAAGACTTTACGATCGTTCAGCAGATTATTTCAGAAGTTCGCAATATCCGAAACTCAAAAGGTATCTCTCCGAAAATCGCACTTCCATTGGCTATCAATGGCGCGGAGTTGGACTATGCAAAATTCAAAGAGAGCATCATCAAACTAGCAAATATTGAGGATCTGACTTTTGTTAATGAGAAAGTATCAGGTGCCGTTAGTTTCTTAGCAGGTAAGAATGAATGTTATGTTGCATTGGAGAACAATATCGATGTCGATTCGGAGAAAGAACGTATCGGAAAAGAAATTGAATACCTAAAAGGGTTCCTTAATTCAGTAGACAAAAAGCTTTCTAACGAGCGCTTTGTACAGAATGCGAAACCTGAAATCGTAGAAAACGAGAAAAATAAAAAAGCTGATGCGGAAGCGAAGATCCAAATCTTAGAAGAGAGCTTATTAAGCTTAGGCTAA
- a CDS encoding PepSY-like domain-containing protein: protein MKKLLILGISFLLFSCNQENKQGQNTNNMPTTEPLPSSASSSTPAGLPEGAKSFIATHFPEAGITKTEDKMSPSKDGTMHEAKLSEGTEIDFDKDGNWTEISTEGMVAIPLAVLPQAIQDF from the coding sequence ATGAAAAAATTATTGATATTAGGAATTTCATTTTTATTGTTCTCCTGTAATCAGGAGAATAAACAAGGGCAAAACACGAATAACATGCCAACTACGGAGCCTTTGCCTTCGTCGGCTTCGTCGAGTACGCCTGCAGGCTTACCCGAAGGTGCAAAGAGTTTTATAGCAACGCATTTTCCTGAGGCAGGAATCACAAAAACAGAAGATAAGATGTCGCCATCAAAAGATGGGACTATGCACGAAGCAAAACTTAGCGAGGGCACGGAGATAGACTTCGATAAGGATGGAAATTGGACGGAGATCAGCACCGAAGGCATGGTGGCTATACCATTGGCGGTTCTGCCACAGGCAATACAAGACTTTTAA